A genomic window from Coccinella septempunctata chromosome 9, icCocSept1.1, whole genome shotgun sequence includes:
- the LOC123319775 gene encoding uncharacterized protein LOC123319775, giving the protein MISIEISTLILVLLAMCNGDGNMGRRHEEKRKAFRECKNEHGYTDEMATKLQKEYPDNRFKPEDVPKQFLCTMKCVDEKIGKLKNGKYEIDDIGKNKFFMSSLKTPEEYLKCLEKIDEVKECEDYKKKMKCDYENGDTHMRECSTKFKVNVQNMAEASGEKGSRNKNHKCFHKCVLESKGIISKDGKIAVDVAEKDVGLMWRVKEADQFLNCLKNVEIKDCEDISKIWSCRKNE; this is encoded by the exons ATGATTTCTATCGAAATATCCACGTTAATTTTAGTGCTTCTTGCGATGTGTAATGGTGATGGG AATATGGGACGAAGGcatgaagaaaaaagaaaagcGTTCAGGGAATGTAAAAATGAACACGGATATACCGACGAAATGGCAACCAAATTACAGAAGGAATACCCAGACAATCGTTTCAAACCTGAAGATGTTCCTAAACAATTTTTATGCACAATGAAATGTgtagatgaaaaaattgggaAACTGAAGAACGGTAAATACGAGATTGATGATATAGGGAAGAATAAATTCTTCATGAGCTCCCTGAAAACACCTGAGGAATACCTGAAGTGCttggaaaaaattgacgaaGTGAAGGAATGTGAGGATtacaagaaaaaaatgaaatgtgaCTAT gAAAACGGTGACACACACATGAGGGAATGTTCCACCAAATTCAAGGTCAACGTGCAGAACATGGCTGAGGCTTCAGGAGAAAAAGGCAGTAGAAATAAGAACCACAAGTGTTTTCACAAATGTGTTCTCGAAAGCAAAGGTATCATCTCTAAAGACGGAAAAATAGCGGTTGATGTAGCTGAAAAGGATGTTGGTCTTATGTGGAGGGTGAAGGAAGCGGACCAATTCTTGAACTGTCTGAAAAACGTGGAAATAAAAGATTGCGAGGATATTTCTAAAATATGGTCTTGCAGGAAAAACGAATAG